The genomic DNA GGCTCGGCTGCCGGTCCGATGTCCAGCGCGTGCACGTCGGCGACACGGGCTGTGCCTCGGCGATGGTGGCGCTCCAGCAGGCGTGGAATCACCTCCAGGCCTTCCCGGGCCACCGGGCGCTGGTGATGGCGGTGGAGATCTGCTCGGCGACATACTTCCCCGACGACCGGCTCGAGAGCGCCGTCGCCCACGCGATCTTCGCCGACGGCGCCGGCGCGGTCGCCCTCGACACCGAGGCCGGCGGTCCCCGGATGCTGGCGCACCGGACGCTTTTCCGGCCGGAGCACTTGGACGCGATGGGATTCGAGTACCCGGGCGGCCGGGCCCGGGTGGTGCTCTCGAAGGACGTTCGGCGGATCGGGGCCACGATGCTCGGCGAGATGGCCGGGCTGCTGATGGGCGCCCAGGGACTCAAGCGCGAGGACATCCGCTACTGGGTCCTGCACTCCGCGGGCCGGCGGGTGCTCGATCGCGCGAGCCGGCTCCTCGACCTCACCGACGCGCAGATGGGGCACGCGCGCAACGTGCTCCGGCAGTTCGGCAACATGTCGTCGGCCACGATCCTCTTCGTCCTCGAGGAGACGCTGCGGACGGAGACGCCGGTCCCCGGAGAGTGGGGGCTGATGATCGGGCTCGGGCCGGGCTTCGCCGCCGAGGGCG from Candidatus Methylomirabilota bacterium includes the following:
- a CDS encoding type III polyketide synthase, with the protein product MRTPRIAAVATATPTERFTQDEVLAIFGYGDERRRSFFHHSGIDGRYLYVDRERARPAEDVDELNARFQAGALELGEAAARRVLAGAGWAAADLDFLATTTCTGRLTPSLDAHLVARLGCRSDVQRVHVGDTGCASAMVALQQAWNHLQAFPGHRALVMAVEICSATYFPDDRLESAVAHAIFADGAGAVALDTEAGGPRMLAHRTLFRPEHLDAMGFEYPGGRARVVLSKDVRRIGATMLGEMAGLLMGAQGLKREDIRYWVLHSAGRRVLDRASRLLDLTDAQMGHARNVLRQFGNMSSATILFVLEETLRTETPVPGEWGLMIGLGPGFAAEGALLSW